The Dreissena polymorpha isolate Duluth1 chromosome 2, UMN_Dpol_1.0, whole genome shotgun sequence nucleotide sequence TTTGTCAGTATTTGTGGTTACAAGACGAGAATATGTCggtgtttcaaaataaatctgcCAACAACAAAATAGTAATGACTTCAACAATAGTCAGGGATCGACCGATGGCATTGACAGTGACGAGGAAGCCATAGGTATATCAGAATTTGCATTAAGGTCGATATGTTATAAAGTTGTATATGCAAATCGTAAAATTAAGTTCGAAAATTGtcgaaatattttatattaaagtttTCTTATATTGCAACTACTACTGGTCAGATGAATGAATTTAAAGCGTCTTCTGTGACACTCGTCACTTCTCTTGACAATGCCAGTGTCTCGTGATAACGATTATTGCGCTACGGACATTTACTCATGTTTGGAAAACGTGAATCCAACAAACGCTATTTAATCAAACTTATCCGTGCGAATAAACCTATAAAAAGGCACATGTGCTTTAGGTCATTCTGATTTCCATTGTGTAAGTAGTTAATTGTTTTAGTCGATCATTCACTTTGCGTTGACATTAATTATTGGTAAAtagaaaacagtaaaaaaaaacacactaataaAAGCATTCATCACACCTACCAGTCAAAGATATTCTATAATCACATATACATAGGCCGCATACTGTAGTGTAGTGTACTAAAGTAACAACATTTTAATAGCCATCTACGTTTGtattaaaactttgaaaataatgcAAAGAATCACAATCACACAAACACCGTTACAAACATTTatgataaatgtatatatgaGTATGTGATATAATGTAAAATGCATTAATGGTATGAAATATAGCGAtagcaaatatttaatattaaaaatagcaaCTTGTTACGAAACAGTGGTTTAACAATTGAAACGATGCTTACTTTCTGAGATAATGGGCTAGACATAGTATAACACCCACATTTTAAAAACAGAAACAATTTATTTGGATAATAAGTGTGGCCTAatataaaaaagcatttgattcgTCATCAGACAGCACAGGTAAGAATTTACTGACACGTTAACTGTAATAACTCGAAACGGattgacaaaataaatatgaTGCAAATTATATATGAAAAGTTAAACGAAGAACAGTTTTTTGGGGTTTCCAGCAAAAAGTAACAGCCGTTCATATATAAAAGAACTACTGGGGAGTTATTACGTGCAAtctaatttatattaaatatgtgtttgcaTTGTGATTGTATGCTGATTCAGAAATTATTGATAAGAACTAAGCACATGTTACATCGAGAAAATATGTGAGGAAATTACGTTATTGAATGGGTGATATTTTCTCTTAGATTGTCTGCATCCCTGCCTCTGACGTTTTTTTCCCAGAGCATAGCCTTTGTTTAATTAATCAGGAATACAACTCTTATTGCATGTCACCAGATATTCTGAATTGTGTTTGTAATTGTATTGAGATACTGCCGATTTTTGCGGAATGTTTTACACTATAATTGCAGTCTGGACAGTGCATCGTCTACGTCTGACGTTAATTTCCTCTTTGAATCTTATTTTGTAATTCAATTTATAATGGGAATAATGTCGTTATTCTATGTTAAACTacattttaatgttgtcaatCTTTAAATACGCTATGAATTTTTAACGGTACATGGGCATTAATGCTTCAAGAAATCCACACTTTCCCATTTGTTTTTAACCATTCAAATAATCTACAATAGATTTATTATAATGTGAgtagcatattatacattataccCTTGACCTATAAGTGATAATGCTTTCACACTTTGACCACTTTGACACACATGTTAACCTTTGGAAATCAGTGcataattttgaattataatgAATCAGTGATGCACTTAATGAAATCAGTTCGATTATTGTGAGCGACAGCTAGTTAACATGTGTAACatgaatattcaaattatttaatacatGGGGATGTTAAAGAATTGAACAAGTCGTTTAATAGGCCGTCTCGTTTAGGTTAATATGTTTGCTccacgagagagagagagagagggggggggggggggggcagtataTGGGTACGAATAAAACGTGGATTTTGTATGCACTTaatgttcaaataattatataattaaggTTTCTACTATCTGAGTTTAAGGTACTGGATTTATAAAATCGTAGCCATAAAGCTATTAGCTGAGACCCCAAGGAACGAAGCTGTTCTCGGCTCTTCGCCAAGTTTAACAGATGTGTAAGGACATTTGCCCTTTAAActggcagttatgtttttttaacaaatcaaataatgtatgttctgagcaagtttcacgaTGAATTGAATAATATTGTCATTTTTAGATTTGTTTTGAATTGCTTTACTTCATCCACATATGTTAAACGACGTGACGGCAATGATTTTCAAATTACCTGAACCAATCGTTCGTAGCGAGCTTCATAAAGATTGAAATGTGATTGTTGAGTGTTAAGCAGCTTCTTTTTTAATCTGACCTGGTTTGCTAGTTTTTGATCCCAAGTGCCTGAGCTTCAAACTTGACCCAGAATGTTCACAGGTATTGTCTAACACTTAAGTAGATATCATTGGGaacaattttctgaccaaatttcatgaagattgggctatcAACATTGTGTCCATAATGTTCACAAATGCAACCTTGCAACGACCACCTGAGCAATTTGTTGTGGTCGTAGCGTCATTAAGCACCGTCTATAAACATTTTGTGTTTCATTTCAGATTTAAAGAAATGGCAACCAATGAGATCGTCCATTATTCATAtgtgataaaaacaaaaaataataatttcgaATAAAGATTTACGACAAAAATAAAATCCGTAGGGGATGCTCATATAGACCAAGCACTACTTAAACGTAACAATGCGACCTGCAGTGTACGCCAGCGTTATGCGTAACCGGAAGCCGGGTGCGCGACGGAGACCAAAGTCTGCGCCGCACGTGTTCTCTTGGCAACGGTTCTTCCTGATAGTGTTCCTAGGCACCGTGTCATTTATACCGGGCCTCATAGTGACAATCATTGGTATCCATGTACCGGGCGTGCCAGGGGATGAAGTGTAAGGAACTCGTCTTACCAAATTCGTCCACGTATTTGTTTACGAAAATGTCcgttgatttataaaaaaaacattgtccgCAGCCTTGAACCCCCAAAATGGTAAAGAACATAAACCTTCAAGAAATTTAAATCACAAACGTTTGATCATTTCGATACTTTACACTGTAGTTTCTATGATCTTGGGATAAATTAGCATCACGGAGTCATTGCCAGTTGGTGCAAAATAACGCTAGTATTTAgagaattgtatttaaatatttattatgtgtACACGAAACAAGAAACGCCATTAGAAAATTTTAGACGTATATGACGTGCATAATAATTGTTATAACTAAACGATGTCAATTTCctgtaaataattaaacaataagtTTTCATTTTGCATGTATATGATATCAAACTTTTACTGTATTTCACGACGTTCGCTTTATAGGTGTAAACTTTTGATAAATGTCGGAcattgtttaaatagttttgttttattttacatttgtttcaCTGTAATTGGATCCGCAATAGCTGTCCAATGTTTCGTTTTTAGAAGTAATACACGCACAATATGTCTTATTTGCTATTGTTCCAGATTCTTCAAGTACATCGGCCCAGCGAGTCTCGCTGTGGGGGTGGGTCTCATTGCTGCGGCCGGGCTCTACTATTGCTGCTGGGGTGTACAGAGCCCCGTGAGCGCTAAGAATTCAGCTGTAAGTACACATGCTGTCGCTCTATAAATGATAATAACGGGTCATTCGTGGAAAGCATGTTAAGGTGTTGCTTAGGCTTTGATTGGGCAGTTAGTCATCCGTACTTTTTGTGAGTATTCAAGCAGTCCTATTTATGCCCCGTTGGTGTAAGCTCTTGGTCTTATCTTTAAGttttgggaggcggaaaactacaacgggcgaggcatggtcaggggtgataaggttaaggtaagggttagggttaggggtcgggttagggttagggttgggtttaggctaacccaaaccctaacccgacctcAAACACTAACCCAAacgctaaccctaaccctctaacccccccccccccttgcgcaataccataccatgcctcgcccgttgtagttttccgcctccctctTAAAGTACATAATGTTTCGCATCAAATCATCGCTATCGCTGTTGCAGCTATACTAATATGTAACATGTTCCCATACATAAATGTGTGACCGTAACGGAGTTATGTATTCTCCGGGTGTATAGtactattataaatataatttttaatgacTCCACAAAGGTGAAATATGTTGGAATAAAGATGACTTGAgagtcatttaaaatatgttttatgccatatgcggccagcgtagacCAGAGTCACATGTTATCTTGTTTGCcatgttaattttaatttcaatgcTACGTGGCGATTGATTGTTTTACACTTTCTATAATGTTGTATAAAGTTGGGCTAAATGCAAGGTAGACTTAAATCTGCTTAAACTTAAATGATTTGGATTGATCGTTCCAATACGGAACTTCAGTTATAATACATTTCCATTTTTACAACATTGTtatacatttatgtttattttgtgttgtatgttTTGCCATAAAATTCCTTTAATTTGATTACTTACGGAAATTTGTAAGGATTTCTCAAATACAAATATCATCCAGTTGCATTATGTCTATATGTATTATACTCGCATTAGTTTATTGCATATTATATCCGTATTCCctatgtttttaatatattatggAATTATTTCAGAAACACAAGAAATCAGTTGACAGGTCCGACAACTACGACCCTTTGCAGGTACAAACGCTCCCAATCAGTTGAACAATATATAAACCCCTATTATAATATGTAGATAATCTTTATCCTATTGATATTTAAGATTGCTGTCTCTGGAAATAATCGTAATATCACGCCTTGATTGCTTATTTTACACATATACTATACGTGTCTTAACCATTTTTTCATACCTGTGATTGTGCGCATGAGTGCTTTGGCGCTTTGTGTAATTTTCGCATATCTATTTAATTGATCTCATTTCACTTCGAAAATAGACGTTGATTATTGATCCCAATTGTTGTCATTTAGATGGGTTTGATTATTAATCGTCAAAGATAACCGTTGGAAATAACCCATTTCGCTGTCTGCATCCATCTTGTACAGCATATTGTATTCTCGTTTTGGAATGAATTGGGTCAGCGTTATTTCTACATTGGAAATTAAAAAATCTCATACTGCTCTACCATATTGTGACAGAACTCTGCTTTACAACTGCTCTTTTTTAAATATGGAATCATGCATTATAATTATTTCTACAATTCTAAAGATTGAAAATGTTTCCTTTTTAGAATCCTTCTGTTGCTGCAATTTCCGACAACGGAAACTGTCAATCGCCTCGTGCAAGTGTAAAAAGCAATCGTAACAGCAGGCCGACAACCCCAGATCAGAAATCAGGTCGCCCTAGTAACGGAGGCCAACGTTACCGCACCACGTCCAGAACATCGCTAGACTTACAGCGTAGTCAAGGTCATCAAAACTCGCGTCACAGACACAGTTCATATTCCCACAACAGTCGTTCCTATGTACCGACCCCTGCCGCACTCTCTGCAGCAGTAGCATCTGAAACACCGGCAGACATTATCGTGGCCTTTCTTCCGGAATGCGCACCACTGGCACAGAGTGAAACAGCGTAAGTCGTCAATACACTGTCATATTAGTTCAATTGTAATCACTTATTTTGAACTACCAGTATTATTCTTTCGTGTGATGGCATTTGATTAGGTTTTGTTTCCCTTGTAATAAGGTTATGTTTTAGTTGTTATTTAATTTCAGATCTGTTGACGTTACAATTGACATAGAACCAGACATTCATGGTGACAAGAATGTGTAAATCAAAGAAACCTACAGCTTTTCAATGCTCAAGGTGTCCACTCTACTGCGAAGTCTATTATATGAACTTGCAGATCCTGTAAGTTAATAAATAATTACTAATTCACCGACTAAACAGGTTTAAACGCAGTTGATTTTCATAAGAACCATTATATATTCATgtgaattttttctttaaattttgtcaaGCCTGGAAAAATCGGTAAATTTTGCAGATGTTATTTTTCAAATCGAAACATGAAACAATGAACTAAATTACAAAGTTCCGGACGCAAAGATTGGGATGTTTCTGTTCGTTGCTTCAAATTGTGAGAGAACATGATTTAGATGCGTTTCGAACAATATCACATGAAAACTGAACTAATCGATTCGTCCTGTTATGCCCAGTGACACACATTTGTATGACCGGTGTATTGGTATTTGATATAACTATCTTATTTATGACTTCTGAGTGCAATTATTGCGACAGGGAATCTTCCAAAATGACTCGTTCTGTTAATCTGCGAGACCGTGTTCGTTTAATGAACCGATTCGCAAAATAAAGTTGTATCTGTCCGCTGGTTGTGACCAATTGTGTATGTTCAAACCAGTTGATTTCTACAATAATTAGTCAAACTGTAAACCGATTGCCTTGCAGACATCATGGCCAACAGTGCTTTGATTTCGAATGTCTTACAtcagaaacaaaaaaatatgtaactACAAAGTAATTTTGAATTGTTTCGTAAGATATTCAATAGCACAAATTATGGTATAATCAGGAAAGTCATTAAAATAACATGTGTTAAATCATACATGAAACATGGCGACAGTCAGTAAGTATGTTGTCGTGTGAAGACAAATTTAGAAATGATTATTCTTTATATATAactacatattatttatatactatttATTCCGTTTTAtgccacttttacagcgaataaCGTTggttaaagccccgtttattaaatttctgctataatcaacggcacgtgctACGTTGTTAGACAACGTTgaaaacaaatgtagttccttgcaTATAACAACTAAATCTtctattgatgttataaaacttttagatttgcaattcaatatgaataaaattgtaatcaaTAACGtgcgactctttgtcacagaacgatattctgatttaaaaaaaatgattatttgatcaacGGTTATTTttggagtaatacactgaccatggttacactacagtcgttatcaaagtacgacaaacactcatgaaaaataattttctttaaataaaaaggttcACTGAATAAACAGTGGGATAAATATagataggttagtgttgattatagatcaggtttatcatgctcgacacgaaaacgaaaaagcactcgccaaggctcgtgctttttgttttctaagcctcgcatgataaacctgatctataatcaacactaacctattgtTCTCTTTATAAGCTTGATAATGTAGGTTGTATTATAGAGTGATATAATACATTAATCGCATTAAAAGATATATCATCAACGTATCATGCATGGTTGTTGGTTAATCTGTTTTTGAGATTGAAATGAACGGTCCACAAAACGTTCGTTGTTTAAACGGAAGTAAATTTTTATTACATAGTGCATATTATTTCTATTTTGTCGTATttatgtttgcttttttattCGTACTTGTGGTACCCATATATTGTCTAGTTATATAACATATACGTGTTTTAACATGTGTTACGCTCCTTCCATATACAGTTTTCCAATAAATCTGTAACACAGTCTTATTCGTTATTTCATGATAATGTGTTATAAATCATAATCTTTTTAAAGTTATCAAAATGCAGAGTCGACGTTATTTCATGTGACAATTAACACATTAACGATTTAAATATTCTTTAGtgttttcattaaacaaaattccaaacgTAGTCACACATATGGAtacttgtttttaataaatactcGTAATTCTAGACGGTAAGACATTTCCTCCGAAGAAGCACTATATCGGTGAGTTATTTACCAGACATGTATTTACCGTCGATCACACAGACACTTGCCTCAGACAAGTCTGGAATCTAACATGAGAAGTAGGTCGTGTTACAAGAAATCGTTTCCATGGTGACACACTTCTTTTCGGAAATAGCGACTGTTGATAAGATCATTTTGAGATGTGAGCATAGCAACAACAGCGTCGTTAATGAAGTTGATTTCAGCCCGTATAAAGAGTGTTCCTTGCGCGGAAAACTTGATTATTCTGCGGATACGAAGAATTCTCTAAAATAGCATTCAGTGATGCATCTGTGTAAATTTATCTGCGTCAATTAAACTTGTCAATATTTGCAAACGCTTGGATGAATTTGCAGTTGGTTACAGTGCAACAATTGGAGAATGTGTTATTATCTAACTTAATGGAACCGATTCCACTGCGTTGAATTGACGCGTAAACTgcattttgacacattttgtgAAATAGTAGCCCCAACGACTTGTCCCATAAGTGTTTCCAGtctgcatttgaaaaaatgtcGTATCAAACGTAACTGAATATAAATGTATGTCGGGTTTACAAATGTAAGGGAAACCTTCATCCGCTGCTCAGACATCTAATGTAGGAATTAAAACTGCAGAGATCTCGTGATTAATGTTCCTGGACTCAAAACGAAAAGTTATATCCATTTAATTGACAAGTTAAATGGAGTCTggatcattttcatgttttgtcaGTAGTAATTTCCTGGTGTTATGAGAACCTAGGCAAACAGACATTTGCTGTGTTATTGCCTCACATGTAATGTTAAGGATATTGCACAGATAGGTATACAACTTCAACACAACAAATTGGACTCGTACTGGTAATATCGTAAAATTATGAGACATACAAATTATACgtgtatttacatttaatttcTTAGCTATACTATGAACTCATAAATGAACCTAATGCAGTTGCAGGAAAATtcgataataaataaatacaataatatagCAAGTCCTTAAATAGGATATGATATTCTCTGAGTTATATGGACCGTGACGCAGCTGATATGCTAATAACTTTGTATTATGTGTACAACATGACTACTTATGAAGTCATTAATCTGACACATGCTAATTGCACACATATCTGCTCTACTACTGTAATTGCTTATTGTGTAACGTGCGTACGTCTTATAATCAATGAAATGCGTTCACGGATAAAGACTTGAATATAACCTCGGAGTAATCAGGGTTTATTTATAAACTTTTGCGTCATTTCATGTATTTAATTCAAAGAAGGAAGACACATTTAAGTTTGATGGTCTACTTGACATGCACATTTGTATAAATGAACTTTAATTGGGGGACAGGAACATGTGCTTTCTCCGACAAAAAGTTTAACAGAAGGTACGTGTGTgcataataaagctttatttggATAAATTTGGGATCATTTTGTacgaaaatatttacaaaaaaagtatTACAAGCTTGTAAAAGAAATATCTTTCAACAATCATCGATATTACTTTTAGCATTTAaggtaaaaacatatttaaaaatcacTATTCGAAATCGCAGGCACATAGTTCGAAGCCAACATTTCATAAACTAGAGAACGAGAATGGTAGTACATACTTGTGAAAATATATGTGatgtgaatatattttatatgtgctAAAAGGAAACACATACATCGAGTTACACTTAGAAAGTTAGTTGAAAACATACAGCAGAATAACTCAATTGCACAATGCCGATTGAAAGTAAACACGAGCATAAAGGATCCACGCAAAACAAATAATAGTTAAATACTTAAACACCAAAAACTTATAAAGAAACTTTGCATTGCACgattgtgttaaataaacaacgATATGTTCGTCCCACCATCTTATTGCACGGTTGCATCTATACGGATTTGCGTCGTTACGTTTATTTGCATCTCATTTTCTCTACATAGTTTGATATTGGATTGATAATGTGTGTTagatatttcagaaaaatataattCGTTTGCGCCATGCAGCCTTTAACGTTTAACCACTGTGACATGTTTGTGAGTTTGTGACATAGAATAAAGATTCCCTTAATAATTCGGTCGTTGTGCTATGCTTATAGGGTATATGATTTATCTTAATacgtatgttcatttttaaattatttatgaatttatatagttttaaaatatatattaatgttaagAAGAttatattgaacaatatattcgGAGTAAATAGATTTGTACATTTGTGTGACATGTGTTTGTGCTGCTTGGTATAAATATGGAAATACTTAAACCCCAGTATCATTATcaggacatattgttttgttataatcTGCTTCAATTTTATTTAAGGTAAGTGATTAATCGCCTATGCAATACGGGTCAGAACATACAACACACAACTCAACATTGACTGAATGATGTTACCTGGGGTCAATACAAATCAGTGGGGGTTTAAACTGAAATAAAGCCATTTAGGCACGCAGAAAACCAAATATAGAATCACACACGtgtaaaacattttgttaaatattaaccTCATATGAATCTAATTCAAATAATATCAATTTATATTCACCCAGTAAGCCACTTGAACATCATAAGTTTAACCTTTTATTTTAACTCGCTTTCAGTGATCGCCTGAAGCCTATTATGATACTCTTGCTTTCGTCTCCATAATAGAATTGGTACAGGgtgttttaaatgtaaatcttTAGAATATTCGAAAACTGGGAGCAAAACTGGGACCTCCTGATCGTTTAGAGGACACCATATTGGCAGCACCACCTAGATCTATGTATTACATATTTGCCGGGTATACAGTTTGTATAGCATCAATATAATACATGTGCTTATCTtaaaatacacaatatttttttcttgccGAGTCGGATATAATACCAAACGATAAGACCGTAGACACTGTTCTGTTTGTTATCTGTTTATCATACATATACGCCAAAATTTTAAAGGAAATAAGAAACCAAAATCACTAAAAATAACTTTAGAGAGAAAGAAACACGTTGTAACGTTTGACGTGTTTTCATGACGTCGTCagcacttgcgcttaatatttgtaaatactttttgGTTGACATTTGGGTCTAAATGTTAAACATATTGGTACCAAAGTGTGTTGTGTTCAATTGCCTTCATCACTAGAAAATAATGACTTCATAGTTGATTCCTATACCCGTTACGCACCAACTGACTTTATGTAAAAAAACCACTTTTTGTAACGTCGTCTCCGACGTGGTGGTACGATAAACGTCTATATTGATTCATAAGGTGTCCTCTTTGtcctttcttaaaacaaaaaaaaaataacaagacaaaCAAACCTAGTTGTATAGTAATTGAAGCTAGAGAAAGATTAGATGGTAATACTGTTGGTAAAGCTAGACAATTTTACAACGATATGAATCTTTATCTCTTATTATGGATCCGATAAATTGTTCATGCGATGAAACCACTTCGGCTTCAGCCTCATTGTTTAATTCCTTCAAATTGGAACACTGAACTGATCACACATTACCAGAATTACCAACGTTAGCGCCAAGTCGTCTATTTCTCAGTATACACGTACATGGCAGCTAATGCGTGGTATAACATATTGCGCCATGATGTATTAAAgatatactagttttgttttacttgAAATTGATTGAAAtgacagttttcattcatcaaaACCAGTCTCGCAAGTAAACCAGAGGTATAAACGAAACTCGGTGtgttatacacatatatttatttataatatgttcGTTCAGATTTTGAGGAATTCATTCACATCGATTTATACTTACATAGCTTTGTATATATAGATTGCGTATTTAACAAGCATACTTTCAATTTATGTGGCATATCATATTATGTAATTGAgatgtattttaaacaataacggAATTGCTTAATATCATTAAGGAAGTTAAGAAAGAGCGATATCCAACACTTAACTAAATTAGGCATTTGCAATGTAACCACGCTCATTATTTAGTATTGTAACTGAAACTTCATTATCGCGATTGAGTCGCGGTGCCAATGTATTATGTcaattaatattgttattaacCAGGAAGTTGCATACACGATGTTATCAAATAAC carries:
- the LOC127866637 gene encoding uncharacterized protein LOC127866637, which produces MRPAVYASVMRNRKPGARRRPKSAPHVFSWQRFFLIVFLGTVSFIPGLIVTIIGIHVPGVPGDEVFFKYIGPASLAVGVGLIAAAGLYYCCWGVQSPVSAKNSAKHKKSVDRSDNYDPLQNPSVAAISDNGNCQSPRASVKSNRNSRPTTPDQKSGRPSNGGQRYRTTSRTSLDLQRSQGHQNSRHRHSSYSHNSRSYVPTPAALSAAVASETPADIIVAFLPECAPLAQSETASVDVTIDIEPDIHGDKNV